The Novosphingobium kaempferiae genome includes a window with the following:
- a CDS encoding phytoene desaturase, with translation MKKACVIGAGFGGLALAIRLQSSGIATTLVEARDKVGGRAYSWERDGFTFDAGPTVVTDPECLRELWALSGRDMADDVTLMPVMPFYRLNWTDGVTFDYSNDEGALRREIARVAPADLSGYEEFERYAAGVWQEGYVKLGHEAFLDFSSMIKAAPALARYQAWRSVYSMVSHYVKDEHLRQALSFHTLLVGGNPMSTSAIYALIHKLEKDGGVWWTKGGTNRLAQGMAALFERLGGTLRIGDKVRQVHTIGDQVTEVECASGWRERFDAVASNGDLMHTYGTLLSDTVRGQEMAKSLAKKRFSPSLFVVHFGLEGTWPGIPHHTILFGPRYKGLLDDIFEHGVLPRDFSIYLHHPTVTDPTMAPAGKSTFYALIPVAHMGKLPIDWAEVGPALEQRVIAEVGRRLIPDIEDRIVTRFHYAPPDFEMDLGAWQGNAFSLEPILTQSAYFRGHNRDDKLKNLYLVGAGTHPGAGIPGVVGSAKATAKLMLEDLR, from the coding sequence TTGAAGAAGGCCTGCGTCATCGGCGCCGGCTTCGGCGGCCTCGCGCTGGCGATCCGGCTGCAAAGCTCCGGCATCGCCACCACCCTCGTCGAAGCGCGCGACAAGGTGGGCGGCCGCGCCTATTCATGGGAGCGGGACGGCTTCACCTTCGACGCCGGCCCGACGGTCGTCACCGACCCCGAATGCCTGCGCGAACTCTGGGCGCTGTCCGGGCGCGACATGGCGGACGACGTGACGCTGATGCCGGTCATGCCGTTCTACCGCCTCAACTGGACCGATGGCGTGACGTTCGACTATTCGAACGACGAAGGCGCCCTGCGCCGCGAGATCGCCCGCGTCGCCCCCGCCGACCTCTCGGGCTACGAAGAGTTCGAACGCTACGCCGCCGGGGTCTGGCAGGAAGGCTACGTCAAGCTGGGGCACGAGGCGTTCCTCGACTTCTCCAGCATGATAAAGGCCGCACCCGCGCTGGCGCGCTATCAGGCGTGGCGGTCGGTCTATTCGATGGTTTCCCACTACGTGAAGGACGAGCATCTGCGCCAGGCGCTCTCGTTCCACACGCTGCTGGTCGGCGGCAATCCGATGAGCACCAGCGCGATCTACGCCCTGATCCACAAGCTGGAGAAGGACGGCGGCGTCTGGTGGACCAAGGGCGGCACAAACCGGCTGGCGCAAGGCATGGCCGCGCTGTTCGAGCGGCTCGGCGGCACCCTGCGGATCGGCGACAAGGTGCGGCAGGTCCACACCATCGGCGATCAGGTGACCGAAGTCGAATGCGCAAGCGGATGGCGCGAGCGGTTCGACGCCGTCGCCTCCAACGGCGACCTCATGCACACTTACGGCACCCTGCTCTCCGATACCGTGCGCGGGCAGGAAATGGCGAAGAGCCTCGCGAAGAAGCGCTTTTCGCCCAGCCTCTTCGTTGTCCATTTCGGGCTGGAGGGCACCTGGCCCGGCATCCCGCACCACACCATCCTGTTCGGCCCGCGCTACAAGGGCCTGCTCGACGACATTTTCGAGCATGGCGTGCTGCCGCGTGACTTCTCGATCTACCTTCACCACCCGACCGTCACCGACCCCACGATGGCGCCGGCGGGCAAGAGCACGTTCTACGCGCTCATCCCCGTCGCGCACATGGGCAAGCTGCCGATCGACTGGGCCGAAGTCGGCCCTGCCCTCGAACAGCGCGTGATCGCCGAAGTCGGCCGCCGCCTGATCCCCGATATCGAGGACCGCATCGTCACCCGCTTCCACTACGCCCCGCCCGATTTCGAGATGGACCTCGGCGCGTGGCAGGGCAATGCGTTCAGCCTCGAACCGATCCTGACGCAGAGCGCCTATTTCCGCGGCCACAACCGCGACGACAAGCTGAAGAATCTCTACCTCGTCGGTGCGGGCACGCATCCCGGCGCAGGTATTCCCGGCGTCGTCGGCAGCGCCAAGGCGACCGCCAAGCTCATGCTGGAAGACCTGCGTTGA
- a CDS encoding T6SS immunity protein Tdi1 domain-containing protein, with protein sequence MSREVRALNAAWGWTGVTFTEVVAHSLMGHMLVIDSDGAFHYLDPDLCELTCLGDEAGAKNHMALEETQVIWRADALVDAAAQRLGPPAVGEVYSLALPALLSGDYGHENLVKVDLVELIYLSGDLARQTRDLPEGALVNIKVVD encoded by the coding sequence TTGAGCCGCGAAGTTCGGGCCCTCAACGCCGCTTGGGGCTGGACGGGGGTGACCTTCACGGAAGTCGTCGCGCACAGCCTGATGGGCCACATGCTGGTGATCGACAGCGACGGCGCGTTCCACTACCTCGACCCGGACCTTTGCGAACTGACCTGCCTCGGTGACGAGGCGGGGGCGAAGAACCACATGGCGCTGGAGGAAACGCAGGTCATCTGGCGTGCCGATGCACTGGTCGATGCCGCCGCGCAGCGGCTCGGCCCGCCTGCGGTCGGGGAAGTCTACAGTCTGGCGCTTCCCGCGCTGCTGTCGGGCGACTATGGCCACGAGAATCTCGTCAAGGTCGACCTCGTCGAGCTTATTTATCTATCCGGCGATCTCGCCCGGCAGACCCGCGATCTGCCGGAAGGGGCGCTGGTCAACATCAAGGTAGTCGACTGA
- a CDS encoding TIGR00730 family Rossman fold protein, whose protein sequence is MKRLAVYCGSATPADPRYVQLAADVGTALAKQGIGVVYGGGRLGLMGAVAGAALAAGGECIGVIPEALTGKGGKGGEVANYDCELTIVQTMHERKAAFTELSDGFLVLPGGVGTMDELWEAVSWSQLGYHNKPVGILNAFGFYDGLLAFNRHMAEVGFVRPAHQNIILAETELDPLLARMRAHQPIVPIVNMDPNTL, encoded by the coding sequence ATGAAGCGCCTCGCCGTCTATTGCGGCTCTGCCACGCCCGCCGATCCGCGTTACGTCCAGCTTGCCGCCGATGTCGGCACCGCGCTTGCGAAGCAGGGCATCGGCGTCGTCTACGGCGGCGGTCGCCTCGGCCTGATGGGTGCCGTCGCCGGAGCCGCGCTTGCCGCCGGTGGCGAGTGCATCGGCGTCATTCCCGAAGCGCTCACGGGCAAGGGCGGCAAGGGCGGCGAAGTCGCCAACTACGACTGTGAACTGACGATCGTGCAGACCATGCATGAGCGCAAGGCGGCCTTCACCGAACTGTCCGACGGCTTCCTCGTCCTGCCCGGCGGCGTCGGCACCATGGACGAGCTGTGGGAGGCGGTCAGCTGGTCGCAGCTCGGCTACCACAACAAGCCGGTCGGCATCCTCAACGCCTTCGGTTTCTACGACGGCCTGCTGGCGTTCAACCGCCACATGGCCGAAGTCGGCTTCGTGCGCCCCGCGCACCAGAACATCATCCTTGCGGAGACCGAACTGGACCCGCTGCTCGCCCGCATGCGCGCGCACCAGCCGATCGTGCCGATCGTCAACATGGATCCGAACACGCTGTGA
- a CDS encoding phytoene/squalene synthase family protein, with protein MPFDRPALVAAAHESIRRGSKSFAAASRLFDRTTRERVWLLYAWCRACDDIADEQDHGGASSPGGLDPESRLATIRTLTELAMAGEATGTPAFDALGVVMRETPVTPAMVDDVLAGFALDAADWRPRTEADMLRYCYHVAGAVGVMMAAVMGVPAEDEDTLDRACDLGLAFQLANIVRDVWEDDANGRCYLPQEWLAEADIPPGEVTKPHYRHALVPLVARACALARDYEASARVGAAQLAFRQRWAVLSAAGIYGGIAREVERLGIHAWDHRVSVSRPDKLRLVAQALGEARRSPIPAPKPAPSRRELAAMAH; from the coding sequence ATGCCGTTTGACCGCCCTGCCCTCGTCGCGGCGGCGCATGAATCGATCCGCAGGGGTTCGAAGAGCTTCGCCGCCGCCAGCCGCCTGTTCGACCGCACCACGCGCGAACGTGTCTGGCTGCTCTATGCTTGGTGCCGCGCCTGCGACGACATCGCCGACGAGCAGGATCACGGCGGCGCCTCTTCCCCCGGCGGCCTCGACCCGGAATCCCGTCTCGCCACGATCCGCACGCTGACCGAACTGGCGATGGCCGGGGAGGCGACCGGCACGCCCGCGTTCGACGCGCTTGGCGTGGTGATGCGCGAAACGCCGGTGACGCCTGCCATGGTCGATGACGTGCTTGCCGGGTTCGCGCTCGATGCCGCTGACTGGCGACCGCGCACCGAAGCGGACATGCTGCGCTACTGCTACCACGTCGCGGGTGCCGTCGGCGTGATGATGGCTGCGGTCATGGGCGTCCCTGCGGAAGACGAGGACACCCTAGACCGCGCCTGCGACCTCGGCCTCGCCTTCCAGCTCGCCAACATCGTGCGCGACGTCTGGGAGGATGACGCCAACGGTCGCTGCTATCTGCCGCAGGAATGGCTGGCGGAGGCGGATATCCCGCCGGGCGAAGTGACCAAGCCGCATTACCGGCATGCCCTCGTCCCGCTGGTTGCCCGTGCCTGCGCGCTGGCGCGGGATTACGAGGCATCGGCGCGGGTTGGCGCCGCGCAGCTCGCCTTCCGGCAGCGTTGGGCCGTGCTTTCGGCCGCAGGCATCTACGGCGGCATTGCCCGCGAGGTGGAGCGGCTCGGCATCCATGCCTGGGATCACCGTGTCAGCGTGAGCAGGCCGGACAAGCTGCGTCTCGTCGCGCAAGCCCTTGGCGAAGCGCGCCGCTCACCCATTCCCGCGCCGAAACCGGCGCCGTCCCGGCGTGAGCTGGCGGCGATGGCGCACTGA